A genomic region of Candidatus Buchananbacteria bacterium contains the following coding sequences:
- a CDS encoding response regulator: protein MVTNHQTICLLGNLNDALHALAVQISDFNIRVQVFSDVDHLADWTAQHGLKPLIIRLENADDVELISRTRKLRTAETVVALTATEELYRQLAERCIAAGANNVFTQPVFVRGLLLAADGKGFVSGQHPDRRATILAQS from the coding sequence TTGGTTACTAACCATCAAACGATTTGCCTGCTAGGTAACCTCAATGATGCCTTGCACGCCCTGGCAGTCCAAATCAGCGATTTTAACATCCGCGTTCAAGTCTTTTCGGATGTTGATCACTTGGCCGACTGGACAGCTCAACACGGCCTCAAGCCGTTGATTATCCGGTTAGAAAACGCCGACGACGTGGAACTAATCAGCCGGACGCGAAAATTGCGAACGGCTGAAACGGTTGTCGCCCTGACGGCAACCGAGGAACTCTACAGGCAATTAGCCGAACGCTGCATTGCCGCTGGCGCCAACAACGTTTTTACCCAACCGGTATTCGTGAGAGGCCTACTCCTGGCCGCCGACGGCAAGGGTTTTGTCAGCGGACAACACCCAGACCGCCGCGCCACAATTTTGGCGCAAAGCTAA
- the dapA gene encoding 4-hydroxy-tetrahydrodipicolinate synthase has translation MEKPQSRLVGVTTALVTPFTENGEIDWERLQRNLEFQISQGVAGVLPCGTTGESPTLTWEEHYRLIRRVISWTKGRVFVLAGTGSNNTAEALKASIEAAEDGADGVLLVEPYYNKPASAQLRQHYHQPIARAVYHANPKCLVVPYIIPGRTCCKLEPLDLAILAQECPNVRAVKEATGDLENMRRTRFLVQNEIGILEHFKIFSGDDAITADMMIADGIAGDGVISVMSNIIPNPIDRMVKAILRRNCALGRQLNQQLNPLFGKVGVSSAGPRTNHDPQSHVTDKWPNPCAIKTMMRILGLDTGTMRPPLGPVDDSAEAACRQALDEVHHNAPETFSRLEAFYGINVRQQLG, from the coding sequence ATGGAAAAACCACAGTCGCGACTGGTGGGCGTAACCACCGCCCTGGTGACGCCGTTCACCGAAAACGGCGAAATTGATTGGGAGCGCCTGCAGCGCAACCTGGAATTTCAAATCAGCCAAGGCGTGGCTGGCGTACTGCCTTGCGGCACCACCGGCGAAAGCCCAACCCTAACCTGGGAAGAACACTACCGCCTAATCAGGCGCGTGATCTCTTGGACCAAGGGTCGAGTCTTTGTTCTGGCCGGCACTGGCAGCAATAACACCGCCGAAGCCCTCAAAGCCTCCATTGAGGCGGCCGAAGATGGCGCGGACGGGGTTTTGCTGGTTGAGCCTTATTACAACAAGCCAGCTTCGGCTCAATTGCGCCAACACTACCACCAACCGATTGCGCGAGCCGTCTACCACGCCAACCCCAAATGTCTGGTCGTGCCCTACATCATCCCGGGACGCACCTGCTGCAAGCTTGAGCCGCTTGACCTGGCGATCTTGGCGCAAGAGTGCCCCAACGTTCGTGCGGTCAAAGAGGCAACAGGCGATCTTGAAAACATGCGCCGGACGCGCTTCTTGGTCCAAAACGAAATTGGGATCCTTGAGCATTTCAAGATTTTCAGCGGCGATGACGCCATCACTGCTGACATGATGATTGCCGACGGCATTGCCGGCGACGGTGTGATTTCGGTGATGAGTAACATCATCCCAAACCCGATTGACCGGATGGTTAAGGCCATTCTTCGTCGCAACTGTGCGCTTGGCCGCCAACTTAACCAACAACTCAACCCGCTGTTTGGTAAAGTTGGCGTCAGTTCAGCCGGACCGCGAACTAACCACGATCCCCAAAGCCACGTCACCGACAAGTGGCCCAACCCCTGCGCCATCAAAACCATGATGCGCATCCTTGGTCTTGATACCGGTACCATGCGGCCGCCGCTTGGACCGGTTGATGATTCAGCCGAGGCTGCCTGCCGGCAAGCTTTGGATGAAGTTCATCATAACGCCCCGGAAACGTTTTCCCGGTTGGAAGCGTTTTACGGAATCAATGTCCGACAACAGCTTGGCTAA